One region of Metallosphaera sedula DSM 5348 genomic DNA includes:
- a CDS encoding geranylgeranyl reductase family protein has product MLRVAVIGGGVGGSLIGSLLHDAGHDVTLFDIKDKYFKPCGDIVPNVYRPPFPWRVEYEIKDFAFYLDGERVYDVSYRSPKWLTINKSEWINSMRAKLRQMVGNEKPKLDNYDVVLDSRGPYPMDREVVYTTRVIMKVENFNPEAILEFNTRLTGFYWIFPAGEGLLNVGAGFLEDKNSRKLLLEYLRERFTKYEILDIRGAPISIGKVAKKEGRIGEARGLVFPLSGEGIRPSAISAEIAFGALNKGKPLEQELRKGLSTIESRISIQSLLLNWYRSSNISMRRTMLRHFLKSEILIDAFLEDKLDFQGIKESMELIKSGGIST; this is encoded by the coding sequence ATGTTAAGGGTTGCCGTAATAGGTGGAGGAGTTGGTGGGTCTCTGATAGGTTCCCTCCTTCATGATGCCGGTCACGACGTTACCCTTTTCGACATTAAGGACAAGTACTTCAAACCTTGCGGTGATATAGTTCCCAATGTTTACAGACCTCCGTTCCCTTGGAGGGTTGAATATGAGATTAAGGACTTTGCGTTCTACCTCGATGGGGAAAGGGTTTATGACGTGAGTTATAGGAGTCCCAAGTGGTTGACGATTAACAAGAGCGAATGGATTAACTCCATGAGAGCTAAGTTAAGACAGATGGTGGGGAATGAAAAACCCAAGCTTGATAACTACGACGTAGTCCTGGATTCCAGAGGCCCCTATCCCATGGATAGGGAAGTGGTCTACACAACCAGGGTAATAATGAAGGTAGAAAATTTCAACCCTGAGGCCATCCTAGAGTTTAACACAAGACTGACGGGGTTCTATTGGATATTTCCGGCTGGAGAGGGTTTACTGAACGTTGGAGCTGGCTTCCTTGAGGACAAGAATTCAAGGAAACTCCTCTTGGAGTACTTAAGGGAAAGGTTCACCAAGTATGAGATCCTCGATATTAGAGGCGCCCCCATCTCCATAGGTAAGGTTGCCAAGAAAGAGGGCAGAATTGGGGAGGCTAGGGGGCTGGTCTTTCCCCTAAGCGGGGAAGGGATAAGGCCCTCGGCTATCTCTGCTGAGATAGCCTTCGGCGCACTGAATAAGGGAAAGCCTTTGGAGCAGGAATTGAGGAAGGGACTGTCCACAATCGAGTCCAGAATATCCATTCAATCCCTATTGCTTAACTGGTACAGAAGCTCCAATATCTCCATGAGGAGAACCATGTTGAGGCACTTCCTCAAGAGTGAAATCTTAATAGATGCATTCCTCGAGGATAAACTAGATTTTCAGGGGATCAAGGAATCTATGGAGTTGATTAAAAGTGGTGGAATTAGTACTTGA
- a CDS encoding valine--tRNA ligase, with product MEEWPKHYNPKDIEPKWQKLWLTQEYWEKIFKFDENSEKPVFFIDTPPPFTSGELHMGHAYWVTIADAMARFKKLQGYNVLFPQGWDTQGLPTELKVQYKLGIPKENRDLFLKKCVEWTEDMIGKMKSAMIRLGYRPNWEQFEYRTYHPNYRRVIQRSLIEMHQKGMIRMKQGPVYWCPKCETAVAQSEVGYLEKQGILVYIGFPLKEGGEIVIATTRPELLGATQAVAVNPQDERYKHLVGKKVILPIFGKEVQIIADPDVEKDFGTGAVMISTYGDPQDIRWQLKYNLPVTELVDERGRIKGTGFLDGLKVEEAKKKIVELLKERGYVRKIESIKHNVLSHTERSDCLSPIEFLVKEQVYIDVVPYKGKLLEEYKKMNFKPQRMASKLEEWINNIEWDWNISRQRLYGTPLPFWYCDNLHLVPADISSLPVDPTKSNPPVEKCPHCGLPLKPLTHVADVWVDSSVTVLYLSGFYENKLRFSKTFPADVRLQGTDIIRTWLFYTFFRTLMLAGNVPFKRVIVHGQVLGPDGTRMSKSKGNNVSPMDRIDEFGADAIRMTLLDASIGDDFPFKWDTVKGKKLLLQKLWNASRLAYPFIHGRKLEKPEVLHPIDQWILAKHKEFVEKAIQAYENQDFFVILSMLYEYFWETIADEYLELIKHRLFSDDRSATYTLGRILKDLIILLHPIAPHITEEIYSLIFGEKQSVLLETLPSTEDIKIAEEVVRMGDSVKKFNSLVRTNKVKMRMSMNSQIRVELQGPKQFVEDVMKVEDDLKKTLKITEIAYREADQLDVKISPT from the coding sequence ATGGAGGAATGGCCCAAGCATTATAATCCCAAGGATATTGAACCAAAGTGGCAGAAGCTCTGGTTGACCCAGGAGTACTGGGAAAAGATCTTCAAGTTCGATGAGAACTCTGAAAAACCAGTCTTCTTCATTGATACCCCTCCGCCATTTACCAGCGGAGAACTGCACATGGGCCACGCCTATTGGGTTACCATAGCTGATGCAATGGCGAGGTTCAAGAAGCTTCAGGGTTATAACGTTCTATTCCCTCAGGGGTGGGATACCCAAGGATTACCAACCGAGCTCAAGGTTCAGTACAAGCTCGGGATACCCAAGGAGAACAGGGACCTCTTCCTAAAGAAGTGCGTGGAATGGACCGAGGACATGATAGGAAAAATGAAGTCTGCCATGATTAGACTGGGATATAGGCCCAACTGGGAGCAGTTTGAGTATAGAACATATCACCCCAATTACAGGAGGGTCATACAGAGAAGCCTCATCGAGATGCATCAAAAGGGCATGATAAGGATGAAACAGGGACCAGTGTATTGGTGTCCAAAGTGTGAGACCGCTGTGGCGCAGAGCGAGGTTGGATACCTAGAGAAGCAGGGCATCCTTGTTTACATTGGCTTCCCTCTGAAAGAAGGTGGGGAGATAGTTATTGCCACTACACGTCCAGAACTTCTAGGGGCCACTCAGGCTGTTGCAGTAAATCCTCAGGATGAACGTTACAAGCACCTCGTGGGAAAGAAGGTAATTCTTCCGATCTTTGGAAAGGAAGTTCAGATAATAGCTGATCCAGACGTGGAAAAGGACTTCGGAACCGGGGCAGTGATGATAAGCACCTACGGTGACCCCCAGGACATAAGGTGGCAACTAAAGTATAACCTTCCCGTCACGGAACTCGTGGATGAGAGAGGTAGAATAAAGGGGACTGGTTTCCTAGACGGATTGAAAGTAGAAGAGGCTAAGAAGAAGATTGTCGAACTATTAAAGGAGAGGGGATACGTTAGGAAAATTGAAAGCATAAAACACAACGTGCTCTCTCACACCGAGAGAAGCGACTGCCTCTCGCCAATAGAGTTCCTGGTGAAGGAACAGGTATACATAGATGTTGTTCCCTACAAAGGAAAACTCCTTGAGGAGTATAAGAAAATGAACTTTAAGCCACAGAGAATGGCAAGCAAACTTGAGGAGTGGATAAATAACATTGAGTGGGACTGGAACATAAGCAGACAAAGGCTTTACGGGACCCCCTTACCCTTCTGGTATTGCGATAACCTTCACCTAGTTCCGGCCGACATATCGTCTTTACCTGTGGATCCCACCAAGAGTAACCCGCCTGTGGAAAAGTGCCCGCATTGCGGACTTCCCCTAAAACCACTTACTCATGTGGCTGATGTGTGGGTAGACTCAAGTGTGACTGTACTATACCTCTCTGGGTTCTATGAGAATAAGTTGAGGTTTAGCAAGACCTTTCCGGCCGATGTGAGACTTCAGGGTACTGATATAATTAGAACCTGGCTATTCTATACCTTCTTTAGAACCCTGATGCTGGCAGGGAATGTACCATTCAAGAGAGTAATAGTTCACGGACAAGTTCTAGGTCCAGATGGGACGAGGATGAGCAAGAGTAAGGGTAACAACGTATCTCCAATGGACAGAATAGATGAGTTTGGAGCTGATGCCATTAGGATGACCCTGCTGGACGCCTCAATAGGCGACGATTTCCCCTTCAAGTGGGATACGGTAAAGGGGAAGAAACTACTCCTTCAGAAGTTATGGAACGCGAGCAGGCTAGCATATCCGTTCATACACGGTAGGAAATTGGAGAAGCCTGAGGTGTTGCATCCAATTGACCAATGGATACTGGCTAAACACAAGGAATTTGTGGAGAAGGCTATCCAAGCCTATGAGAACCAGGACTTCTTCGTGATCCTTTCCATGCTTTATGAGTACTTCTGGGAGACCATAGCAGATGAATACCTTGAGCTTATCAAGCATAGATTGTTCAGCGATGATAGATCTGCCACCTATACCTTGGGGAGAATACTCAAGGATCTAATTATCTTACTACACCCAATTGCCCCCCACATAACAGAGGAAATCTATTCCCTTATCTTCGGTGAGAAGCAGAGCGTCCTTCTGGAGACCTTACCGTCAACTGAAGATATCAAGATAGCGGAGGAAGTTGTGAGAATGGGGGACTCTGTCAAGAAATTCAACTCGCTGGTGAGAACCAACAAGGTAAAAATGAGAATGTCCATGAACTCCCAAATTAGGGTGGAACTACAGGGACCTAAGCAGTTCGTAGAGGATGTAATGAAGGTCGAAGACGACCTGAAGAAAACGCTGAAAATAACTGAGATCGCCTACCGTGAGGCGGACCAACTCGACGTGAAGATATCTCCCACCTAA
- a CDS encoding pyridoxal phosphate-dependent aminotransferase, which yields MENFAGSLSRLTGESTLLYQEIARNVERTKGIKTINFGIGQPDLPTPQRIREEAKLALDKGFTAYTPALGLDELRSKIAEFLTQRYGDQIRKEEVAVTPGAKTALFLAFLMYVNPGDEVILFDPSFYSYAEVVNLLGGKPVYVPLSFDENSGFSVDMDELVSKITPRTKMIVYNNPHNPTGMNFNDKLARELVEIAREKRLILLSDEIYDYFVYDGGFRSVLQEAWRDNVIYINGFSKTFSMTGWRLGYIVAKREVINKVGILASNIYTCPTSFAQRGALASFDTFDEVRRMIDLFKRRRDVMFSELKSLKGIRVYKSSGAFYMFPDVSEILKTTGMDSKALAVKIIEEGGVVTIPGEVFPEKVGRNFLRLSFALDEEKIKEGVSRMKMALEKLTG from the coding sequence ATGGAAAATTTCGCTGGTTCGCTTTCAAGATTAACTGGAGAGTCAACCCTCCTTTATCAGGAAATAGCCAGAAACGTGGAGAGGACCAAGGGAATAAAGACCATCAACTTCGGCATAGGCCAACCTGATCTACCAACTCCTCAGAGAATAAGGGAAGAGGCTAAACTGGCACTGGATAAGGGTTTCACCGCATACACCCCAGCACTGGGGTTAGACGAGTTAAGATCCAAGATAGCGGAATTTCTTACCCAGAGATACGGGGATCAAATAAGGAAGGAAGAGGTAGCTGTTACGCCTGGGGCTAAGACTGCACTCTTCCTGGCATTTCTCATGTATGTTAACCCTGGCGATGAGGTAATCCTATTCGATCCTTCCTTCTACTCCTATGCAGAAGTGGTTAACCTCCTAGGGGGAAAACCAGTTTATGTCCCTCTCAGCTTTGACGAGAACTCGGGTTTCAGTGTCGACATGGATGAGTTAGTTTCCAAGATCACTCCCAGAACCAAGATGATAGTTTATAATAACCCTCATAACCCGACTGGAATGAACTTCAACGATAAACTTGCGAGGGAACTAGTTGAGATAGCTAGGGAGAAGAGGTTAATCCTTCTTTCAGACGAAATTTACGACTACTTCGTCTATGACGGCGGTTTCAGGAGCGTGCTTCAGGAAGCGTGGAGAGATAACGTGATTTACATAAACGGGTTCAGCAAGACCTTCAGCATGACAGGTTGGAGACTGGGATATATTGTTGCCAAAAGGGAGGTCATTAACAAGGTTGGCATATTAGCGTCCAATATATACACATGTCCCACTAGCTTTGCCCAAAGGGGTGCATTAGCCTCCTTTGATACCTTCGACGAGGTGAGACGCATGATAGACCTGTTTAAGAGAAGGAGAGACGTTATGTTCTCGGAGCTTAAGTCCCTCAAGGGAATTAGGGTTTACAAGTCGTCTGGGGCATTCTACATGTTTCCAGACGTTAGCGAAATCCTGAAGACGACTGGAATGGATTCAAAGGCCTTAGCGGTGAAAATAATTGAGGAGGGGGGTGTGGTAACTATCCCAGGTGAGGTGTTTCCAGAAAAGGTTGGGAGAAACTTCCTGAGATTGAGCTTTGCCCTAGATGAGGAGAAAATTAAAGAGGGCGTGTCAAGGATGAAAATGGCACTGGAGAAACTCACAGGTTGA
- the trpC gene encoding indole-3-glycerol phosphate synthase TrpC has translation MPRYLEGWIKDVVENAKRRPYVSRSREKPVLQIIPRIRAVKGAGLNPVIAEYKRKSPSGFSEDRDPISYAKSMEQGGAVAISVITENTVFGGSYEYLERIARNVKIPLLMKDFVVSENQVDTAYDLGADFVLLIVRILTERELSGLLEYVRSYGMEALVEVHDREDLDIALRSGASLIGVNSRDLFSLTIQKEMAMKLLEQIPSTVTKVAESGIESAEEIRLLREKGADAFLIGSSLMRNPDKIKEFVQG, from the coding sequence ATGCCGAGATATCTTGAAGGATGGATCAAGGATGTGGTTGAAAATGCTAAGAGGAGGCCTTACGTTTCCAGGAGCAGAGAGAAACCGGTTCTACAGATAATTCCAAGAATAAGGGCAGTAAAGGGCGCGGGGCTAAATCCTGTCATTGCTGAGTATAAGAGGAAATCGCCCTCAGGATTTTCCGAGGACAGGGATCCAATATCCTATGCGAAGTCAATGGAGCAAGGAGGTGCCGTTGCGATCAGCGTGATTACCGAGAACACCGTGTTCGGAGGCTCTTACGAGTACCTGGAGAGGATAGCGAGGAACGTCAAGATTCCGTTACTCATGAAGGATTTCGTAGTCAGTGAGAACCAAGTGGATACTGCATATGACCTTGGAGCCGATTTTGTTCTACTAATTGTCAGAATTCTCACGGAAAGGGAACTCTCGGGCCTTCTAGAATACGTGAGATCTTACGGGATGGAGGCCTTAGTCGAGGTTCATGATAGGGAGGACCTCGATATAGCTTTAAGGTCTGGCGCAAGCCTCATAGGTGTTAACTCAAGGGATCTCTTCTCTCTCACAATTCAGAAGGAGATGGCCATGAAGCTACTGGAACAGATACCTTCCACAGTTACCAAGGTGGCCGAGAGCGGGATAGAGTCCGCCGAAGAGATCAGGCTCTTGAGGGAGAAGGGAGCGGACGCCTTTCTCATAGGATCCAGTCTAATGCGCAATCCAGATAAGATTAAAGAGTTTGTTCAAGGGTAA
- a CDS encoding aminodeoxychorismate/anthranilate synthase component II, translating to MDITLIIDNYDSFVYNIAQSIGELGSYPLVVRNDEISVKGVERLRPDRIVISPGPGSPEKAEDVGIVPEVIRILGKRIPILGVCLGHQAIGYTFGARIRRARVIYHGKLSTVIRTGDSPLYTGLPTEFKATRYHSLVVDNVSSPLMVDSVSKEDGEIMGLHHAEYRIYGVQFHPESVGTTLGQKIFYNFLNRI from the coding sequence ATGGACATAACCCTGATAATAGACAATTACGACAGTTTCGTTTACAACATTGCGCAGAGCATAGGCGAACTTGGAAGCTATCCCCTAGTGGTTAGAAACGACGAGATATCTGTGAAAGGCGTGGAGAGATTAAGGCCTGATAGAATAGTGATATCGCCAGGGCCAGGATCCCCAGAGAAAGCTGAAGATGTAGGGATAGTTCCTGAGGTTATAAGGATCCTGGGAAAGAGAATCCCAATCCTGGGTGTCTGCTTAGGGCATCAGGCCATAGGCTATACGTTCGGTGCTAGGATCAGGAGGGCAAGGGTAATATATCACGGGAAACTGAGTACAGTGATTAGGACTGGCGATAGTCCCCTATACACCGGCTTACCGACAGAGTTCAAGGCAACCAGGTATCACAGCCTAGTTGTGGACAATGTGAGCTCTCCTCTTATGGTGGACTCCGTTTCCAAGGAGGACGGAGAGATAATGGGTCTACATCACGCAGAGTACAGGATTTACGGGGTTCAGTTTCATCCTGAGAGCGTGGGAACTACGCTCGGACAAAAAATATTTTACAACTTCCTCAACAGAATCTGA
- a CDS encoding anthranilate synthase component I: MKTYPITAFAQPYEVYQCIERDQEIAALMESVEGSQNTARYSVIAWGVKRKVQVNRGDDLEESILNALRGVEEGELRFSGGLLGYISYDAVRRWETVRDLKPAIEDWPDAEFFLPENVLVFDHALGKVFVEGDIPSIAGCFEQGEFKVTPHDESMTKQEYESGVNSILEYIKSGYAFQVVLSRFYRYAVQGDPMRLYRNLRKINPSPYMFYIKFGERKLIGSSPELLFSVQRGIAETFPIAGTRPRGKTSEEDFELEQELLSSEKEMAEHLMLVDLARNDIGKSCVPGTVKVPEFAYVEKYSHVQHIVSRVVGTLRKDANSLDVLKSMFPAGTVSGAPKPMAMNIIELLEPYKRGPYAGAVGFISRNSAEFAITIRTAMINRDILRIQAGAGIVYDSVPEQEYYETEHKMRALKVALGVS, from the coding sequence ATGAAGACCTACCCTATCACGGCATTTGCTCAGCCCTATGAGGTTTATCAGTGCATTGAGAGAGATCAGGAGATTGCTGCTCTCATGGAGAGTGTAGAGGGCTCTCAAAACACCGCCAGATATAGCGTAATTGCCTGGGGGGTTAAGAGGAAGGTACAGGTGAATAGGGGAGATGACCTGGAGGAATCGATACTGAACGCTCTAAGAGGTGTAGAGGAGGGCGAGCTTAGGTTTTCAGGTGGTCTTCTAGGTTACATATCGTACGACGCGGTGAGAAGATGGGAAACAGTTAGGGACTTGAAGCCTGCAATAGAGGATTGGCCAGACGCCGAGTTCTTCCTTCCAGAGAACGTTTTGGTCTTCGATCATGCACTGGGAAAGGTGTTTGTGGAGGGAGATATACCATCAATAGCTGGATGTTTTGAACAGGGGGAATTCAAGGTGACTCCCCATGACGAGTCGATGACTAAACAAGAGTATGAGTCAGGGGTTAACTCGATACTAGAATACATCAAGTCAGGATACGCATTTCAGGTTGTCCTCTCCAGGTTCTATAGATACGCTGTCCAGGGTGACCCAATGAGACTTTACAGAAACTTGCGAAAGATTAATCCATCTCCCTACATGTTTTACATTAAATTTGGGGAGAGGAAACTCATTGGATCCAGTCCGGAGCTTCTATTCTCAGTTCAAAGGGGGATCGCTGAAACTTTCCCGATCGCGGGCACTAGACCTAGGGGAAAGACCAGTGAAGAGGATTTTGAACTGGAACAGGAACTTCTATCCTCTGAGAAGGAGATGGCCGAGCACCTAATGCTTGTGGATTTGGCCAGAAACGACATAGGAAAGTCCTGTGTACCAGGAACTGTGAAGGTCCCAGAATTTGCCTACGTTGAGAAGTACAGCCACGTACAACACATTGTTAGTAGAGTGGTGGGAACCCTGAGGAAGGATGCAAATTCCTTGGATGTTCTAAAGTCCATGTTCCCTGCCGGTACAGTCAGCGGTGCTCCAAAGCCCATGGCAATGAACATAATAGAGTTGCTAGAGCCTTACAAGAGGGGTCCCTATGCTGGTGCAGTGGGTTTCATCTCAAGGAATTCAGCGGAGTTTGCAATCACCATCAGAACCGCAATGATTAACAGGGATATTCTTCGCATACAAGCTGGAGCTGGGATAGTCTACGATTCAGTTCCTGAGCAGGAGTACTATGAAACTGAGCATAAAATGAGAGCCCTTAAGGTGGCACTTGGGGTGAGCTAA
- a CDS encoding phosphoribosylanthranilate isomerase — protein sequence MTKVKICGIATLDDAVDISRLGVDMLGFLEDPVSPRYVKPDFLRIVRDNVSAPLVSVNVLRPLLVALKNPFADIVQIHSVLKEEELELLRSYSRKFILYVPSSERYLDYLRRVLDITNMVLLDLERKGDKPNFGFLTKVLRDYPGLGVGGGISPDNVHDFLKLEPGWLDVSRGVEDYPGKKNLGKVRKILEAIR from the coding sequence ATGACCAAGGTGAAGATTTGCGGAATAGCTACACTGGATGATGCTGTGGACATATCTAGGCTAGGAGTTGATATGCTAGGTTTCCTTGAGGACCCAGTGAGCCCTAGGTACGTTAAGCCCGATTTCTTGAGGATTGTGAGAGATAATGTTTCTGCCCCCCTTGTTTCGGTGAATGTTTTACGTCCGCTTCTCGTTGCCCTTAAGAACCCATTCGCCGATATAGTTCAGATACATAGCGTCTTGAAGGAGGAAGAACTGGAACTACTTAGATCGTACTCTAGGAAGTTCATTCTCTATGTACCTTCGTCGGAGAGATACTTGGATTACCTAAGGAGGGTCCTAGACATCACCAACATGGTTCTGCTAGACTTGGAGAGGAAGGGAGATAAACCTAACTTTGGTTTCTTGACAAAGGTTCTAAGGGACTACCCAGGACTAGGCGTTGGAGGAGGTATCTCCCCTGATAACGTTCACGATTTCCTGAAACTTGAGCCTGGTTGGTTGGACGTATCCCGGGGAGTTGAGGACTATCCGGGGAAGAAGAATCTGGGTAAGGTAAGAAAGATTTTGGAGGCGATTAGATGA
- the trpD gene encoding anthranilate phosphoribosyltransferase, with translation MDPKEVLKRLTEGVSLSQEEAKELADLIMEGSIPEPLVAGILVALKMKGETPDEIIGFVNSMRQHALKLDLRNTLDTAGTGGDGIGTINVSTATALAVSSVFPVAKHGNRAASSRSGSADFLESLGYNIQVPPEKAKDLLSRNNFVFLFAQLYHPSMKNVAPVRKVLGVRTIFNLLGPLTNPAGSERQVMGVYSLPFMRKLAEAALKLGYVKLVLVHGEPGLDEVSPQGKTYITEVTGSKVEEYTYDFSEIIGQPVPVSRLTTTDPLDSVRRVLMASMGRDEAVEKFIRINVSVALYTAGLVSDFKDGFELSEELVRKLPDRIETLVRDNGDPSKIKAIKGSL, from the coding sequence ATGGATCCTAAGGAGGTCCTCAAGAGATTAACCGAAGGCGTATCCTTGTCTCAAGAGGAGGCAAAGGAATTAGCCGATTTAATCATGGAGGGATCAATACCAGAACCTTTGGTTGCTGGTATCTTAGTTGCACTAAAGATGAAAGGAGAGACCCCAGACGAAATAATAGGATTTGTCAATTCCATGAGGCAACATGCGCTAAAACTGGACTTGAGGAACACCCTCGACACGGCTGGCACGGGAGGAGACGGTATAGGAACAATTAACGTTAGCACGGCTACTGCTCTGGCCGTTAGCTCTGTCTTTCCTGTGGCGAAACATGGTAATAGGGCTGCAAGTAGTAGAAGCGGAAGCGCGGACTTCCTTGAATCCCTTGGGTACAATATCCAAGTTCCTCCAGAGAAGGCCAAGGATCTACTTTCGCGGAACAATTTCGTGTTTCTCTTTGCACAGCTATATCATCCTTCCATGAAGAACGTTGCACCTGTAAGGAAGGTCCTAGGAGTTAGAACTATCTTCAATCTCCTGGGCCCTCTCACCAACCCAGCAGGATCCGAGAGGCAGGTCATGGGAGTATACTCTCTGCCTTTCATGAGAAAGCTAGCTGAAGCAGCACTTAAGCTAGGTTACGTCAAGCTTGTACTTGTTCACGGGGAGCCTGGACTGGATGAGGTCAGCCCTCAAGGGAAGACATATATCACAGAGGTAACGGGGAGTAAGGTTGAGGAATATACCTATGATTTCTCTGAAATTATAGGTCAACCAGTTCCTGTTTCCAGATTGACGACCACAGATCCTCTCGACTCCGTGAGAAGAGTTCTGATGGCGTCCATGGGGAGGGATGAGGCCGTAGAGAAGTTCATTAGAATAAACGTGAGCGTCGCACTTTACACTGCGGGACTTGTTTCTGATTTTAAGGATGGATTTGAATTATCAGAGGAACTTGTAAGAAAGTTGCCAGATCGAATTGAGACTTTGGTAAGGGACAATGGAGATCCTAGTAAGATCAAGGCCATAAAGGGATCCCTATGA
- the trpA gene encoding tryptophan synthase subunit alpha, with product MLVSYATLGYPNKEDYLRLVKGLVEAGSDILEIGLLPKYAKYDGPVIRRSYKQVSTWLTDFWSLLEETRRAVDVPLVILTYLEDWVTSLPDTLARMKDVGINGVLFPDLLIDFIDEYEKYVNEIKSHGLNAVIFTSPSVPDPLIHKVSKISDMFLYYGVRPTTGVPLPVSVDSLITRVRTLVNNKLVVGFGLSDIEDMKKALRAGADGVAIGTVYIEEIERNGVESAISLARKFRGILDGS from the coding sequence ATGTTGGTATCCTATGCAACGTTAGGTTACCCCAACAAGGAGGATTATCTGAGGCTAGTGAAGGGACTAGTGGAAGCGGGATCGGATATCCTTGAAATTGGTCTCCTTCCCAAATACGCTAAATATGACGGACCTGTAATAAGGAGGAGTTACAAACAGGTTTCTACGTGGTTGACTGATTTCTGGTCACTTCTTGAGGAGACCAGGAGAGCAGTGGATGTTCCTCTAGTGATTCTAACCTACCTAGAGGACTGGGTGACATCTCTTCCCGATACTCTCGCCAGAATGAAAGATGTGGGAATTAACGGCGTGCTATTTCCGGATCTTCTCATAGACTTCATTGACGAGTACGAAAAATACGTTAATGAGATAAAGAGCCATGGGCTGAATGCAGTAATTTTTACCTCTCCCTCAGTTCCCGATCCCCTGATACACAAGGTATCCAAGATCTCAGATATGTTCCTCTACTACGGCGTTAGACCCACCACTGGAGTTCCCCTACCCGTCAGTGTAGATTCCCTCATAACTAGGGTGAGGACCCTGGTTAACAACAAGTTGGTGGTGGGATTCGGCCTTTCTGATATAGAGGATATGAAGAAGGCCCTTAGAGCTGGGGCAGATGGAGTGGCCATAGGCACGGTTTACATTGAGGAGATAGAGAGGAATGGAGTGGAATCCGCGATTTCATTAGCGAGGAAGTTCAGGGGGATATTGGATGGATCCTAA